One region of Pseudomonadota bacterium genomic DNA includes:
- a CDS encoding efflux RND transporter permease subunit: GMAGGVGALGARDGGGHLATVRLFLLPGDQRDVSSRVIAQAWRERLGDIAGAESLRFAFSTGAGSNPPVHFRLSHPNQALLEQAAFELGRGLASFEGAYAIDTGLSPGKEQLDFRLRPEARALGVRQLDLARQVRSAFFGAEAFRQQRGREEVRVFVRRARAERRSEHDLEDFMVRTPQGGEIPLREAAVVERGRAYTAIDRANGRRVADVTCDLQPGRTSSGQIIASVERSLLPELARRYPGLGYELAGQPKNRAETNETLGRNFAFAVVAMFAMLAIAFRSYAQPLIVLSAIPFGMIGAVLGHMALGYTLSLMTMMGVVALSGVVVNDSLILVVAVNRFRQSGMSIWDAVVAGGKRRFRPILLTSLTTFLGLLPMISETSMQARFLIPMAISLAFGVLFATVLTLVLVPCAYILLDDARRLWQYLLGNLGITAGPAPARREPG, translated from the coding sequence CGGGCATGGCGGGCGGCGTGGGCGCGTTGGGCGCACGCGATGGAGGAGGACACCTGGCCACGGTGCGGCTGTTCCTGTTGCCCGGCGACCAGCGCGATGTGAGCTCCCGAGTCATCGCGCAGGCTTGGCGCGAGCGCCTCGGCGACATTGCCGGTGCCGAAAGCCTGCGTTTCGCTTTCAGCACGGGCGCCGGCAGCAATCCCCCCGTGCACTTTCGGCTGAGTCATCCCAATCAGGCGCTGCTCGAGCAGGCCGCTTTCGAGCTTGGCCGAGGGCTGGCAAGCTTCGAGGGCGCCTACGCCATCGATACGGGATTGAGCCCCGGCAAGGAGCAGCTCGATTTTCGCTTGCGGCCCGAGGCACGCGCGCTCGGTGTGCGCCAGCTCGATCTGGCTCGGCAGGTGCGCAGCGCGTTTTTCGGGGCCGAGGCGTTCCGCCAGCAGCGCGGCCGCGAGGAGGTCCGCGTGTTCGTGCGGCGCGCGCGGGCCGAACGCCGCTCCGAGCACGACCTGGAGGACTTCATGGTGCGCACGCCGCAAGGTGGAGAGATCCCCTTGCGCGAGGCCGCCGTGGTCGAGCGAGGCCGCGCGTATACCGCGATCGATCGCGCCAATGGACGCCGGGTAGCGGATGTCACGTGCGACCTGCAGCCTGGCCGTACCAGCTCGGGGCAGATCATCGCGAGCGTCGAGCGCTCTCTCTTGCCCGAGCTGGCCAGGCGCTATCCCGGCCTCGGTTACGAGCTGGCGGGCCAGCCCAAGAATCGGGCTGAAACCAACGAGACGCTGGGCCGCAACTTCGCGTTCGCGGTCGTGGCCATGTTCGCGATGCTGGCGATCGCGTTTCGCAGCTATGCGCAGCCACTGATCGTGCTTTCCGCCATCCCGTTCGGCATGATCGGCGCCGTGCTCGGGCACATGGCGCTTGGCTACACGCTCAGCCTGATGACCATGATGGGGGTCGTCGCGCTGTCGGGCGTCGTGGTCAACGACTCGTTGATCCTGGTGGTGGCGGTCAATCGATTCAGGCAGTCCGGCATGTCCATCTGGGACGCGGTGGTGGCCGGGGGCAAGCGCCGCTTTCGGCCGATTCTGCTCACGTCGCTCACGACCTTCTTGGGCCTGCTCCCGATGATTTCCGAGACCTCCATGCAGGCGCGTTTTCTCATTCCCATGGCCATCAGCTTGGCTTTTGGTGTCCTGTTTGCCACGGTGCTGACGCTGGTGCTCGTGCCCTGCGCCTACATCCTGCTCGACGACGCACGCAGGTTGTGGCAGTACCTGCTCGGCAATCTGGGCATAACGGCGGGGCCGGCACCCGCGCGACGCGAGCCGGGATGA